A stretch of the Streptomyces sp. WMMB303 genome encodes the following:
- a CDS encoding helix-turn-helix domain-containing protein → MANERLRGAIVESGLTVEQVASRLGVSAKTVDRWITEPNRKPYRRFQYAAASLLRRDVSYLWSDERTVEEVVTSSDFELLKLYPHRSAVPTELWTKLYADATAHFDVLVYSGFWLTEDPGFHRLVREKSTAGVPVRFMLGDPASPAVAVRGEDEGIGASMAAKIRNALMNYGPLFGLPRVEFRLHQTTLYNSIYRADHELLANGHVYGVGAYMAPVLHLQRVPGGELFDTYAESVERVWEGARSITSPSEI, encoded by the coding sequence ATGGCGAACGAGCGCCTTCGCGGCGCCATCGTGGAGAGTGGCCTGACGGTCGAACAGGTCGCGTCCCGTCTCGGTGTTTCAGCGAAGACGGTTGATCGGTGGATCACGGAGCCGAACCGGAAGCCGTACCGGAGATTCCAGTACGCGGCCGCATCGCTGCTACGCCGTGACGTCTCGTACCTGTGGAGTGACGAGCGCACAGTAGAAGAAGTCGTAACGTCCAGTGACTTCGAGCTGCTGAAGCTGTACCCGCACCGTTCGGCTGTGCCTACCGAACTCTGGACGAAGCTCTACGCAGACGCGACCGCACACTTCGACGTACTTGTGTACTCCGGTTTCTGGCTCACGGAGGACCCGGGCTTCCACCGGCTGGTCAGGGAGAAGTCGACTGCGGGGGTCCCTGTGAGATTCATGCTGGGGGATCCCGCCAGCCCAGCGGTAGCAGTGCGGGGTGAAGACGAGGGGATCGGCGCTTCTATGGCGGCAAAGATCCGAAACGCGCTGATGAACTACGGCCCTCTCTTCGGCCTCCCGAGAGTCGAGTTCCGGCTGCATCAAACGACGCTGTACAACTCGATCTACCGAGCCGATCACGAGCTGCTGGCCAATGGCCACGTATATGGCGTCGGCGCCTACATGGCCCCGGTACTGCATCTCCAGCGGGTGCCGGGCGGGGAGCTCTTCGACACCTATGCGGAGAGCGTCGAGCGGGTGTGGGAGGGTGCTCGTTCGATCACTTCCCCGAGCGAGATTTAG
- a CDS encoding NUDIX domain-containing protein — translation MSRIDYYQDPAAPAANSVVPSVTAAVQDAEGRLLLIHKTDNDLWALPGGGHDVGESISETVVREVEEETGIRVEVLSVVGLYTDPKHVMAYDDGEVRQQFSICFRAQPVAGTLRTSSESKEVRWVNPADLDALAIHPSMMLRIRHGLDATRTDPYIG, via the coding sequence ATGAGTCGGATCGACTACTACCAAGACCCGGCGGCGCCGGCTGCGAACTCTGTGGTGCCTTCCGTGACAGCGGCCGTCCAGGACGCTGAGGGGCGTCTTCTCCTCATTCACAAGACCGACAATGACTTGTGGGCACTCCCGGGTGGTGGGCATGACGTCGGAGAGAGCATCAGCGAGACGGTTGTCCGCGAGGTCGAAGAGGAGACCGGAATCCGAGTCGAAGTGCTGAGTGTGGTCGGGCTCTACACCGACCCGAAGCACGTGATGGCCTACGACGATGGCGAGGTGCGCCAGCAATTCTCCATCTGCTTCCGTGCGCAGCCGGTTGCCGGCACATTGCGGACCAGTTCGGAATCGAAAGAGGTCCGCTGGGTAAACCCGGCGGACCTCGACGCCCTGGCAATCCATCCGTCGATGATGCTTCGCATCAGGCATGGGCTGGACGCGACTCGCACTGATCCCTACATCGGCTGA
- a CDS encoding GGDEF domain-containing protein, protein MAAAWSSHAWWLRRRLHRARRDPLTGLPTRTEFEKRAARMLRARPCAVVVADLDGFKQLNDSCGHAAGDAAICETATHLTAWLTAYEDRGLAARLGGDEFALVLPHGPHPDHLTSGLSLLREGLRQPFRFEGQDVQVGASIGAYLCSAGTFPAHALRRADEAMYTAKESRSRGGGGVFVTDLHTVVRATWNGRRAGRSGTHHTSA, encoded by the coding sequence ATGGCGGCGGCATGGAGCTCCCACGCGTGGTGGTTACGCCGTCGTCTGCACCGGGCCCGCCGGGATCCACTGACCGGACTGCCGACGCGGACTGAGTTCGAAAAGCGCGCGGCACGGATGTTACGCGCCCGGCCGTGTGCGGTGGTCGTCGCTGATCTGGACGGGTTTAAGCAGCTCAATGACTCTTGCGGTCACGCTGCGGGAGACGCCGCGATCTGTGAGACGGCGACGCATCTGACAGCTTGGCTCACCGCCTACGAGGACCGCGGGTTGGCCGCCCGGCTGGGTGGCGATGAGTTCGCCCTCGTTCTCCCGCACGGGCCCCATCCGGACCATCTGACAAGTGGGCTGTCACTCCTTCGGGAGGGGCTTCGCCAGCCTTTCAGGTTCGAGGGTCAGGACGTGCAGGTAGGGGCCTCGATCGGCGCCTACCTGTGCAGTGCCGGCACCTTCCCGGCGCACGCGCTGCGCCGGGCGGACGAGGCCATGTACACCGCCAAGGAGAGCCGGAGTCGGGGCGGGGGCGGCGTCTTCGTCACCGACCTGCACACCGTAGTCCGGGCGACATGGAACGGCCGTCGCGCCGGACGCTCCGGCACTCACCACACCAGCGCATAG
- a CDS encoding HD domain-containing protein — translation MTSVELTEDAYALAEQMLAEPLPRRWAHSLGVAERARSLRSVLGADAELLEAAAVLHDVGYSPGIAHTGFHPLDGARFLRERGFDEHVVRLVAHHSCALLEAEERGLRAELADSFPTEQPHLMDALIYCDMTTTPHGKPTTSDERVSEIVGRYGPDTIVGRFIQRAAPEIHAAVSRVRGQLASA, via the coding sequence ATGACCTCCGTGGAGCTCACCGAAGACGCTTACGCGCTCGCCGAACAAATGCTTGCCGAACCGCTCCCCCGCCGCTGGGCCCATTCATTGGGAGTGGCCGAGCGGGCACGCTCCCTGCGGTCAGTCCTCGGGGCCGACGCCGAGCTGCTGGAAGCGGCTGCCGTCCTGCACGACGTCGGCTACTCCCCCGGCATCGCTCACACCGGCTTCCACCCGCTCGACGGCGCGCGCTTCCTCCGCGAGCGCGGTTTCGACGAGCACGTTGTCCGACTCGTCGCTCACCATTCCTGTGCGCTCCTGGAAGCCGAAGAACGGGGGCTGCGGGCCGAGCTCGCCGACTCCTTCCCGACAGAGCAACCGCACCTCATGGATGCGCTCATCTACTGCGACATGACGACGACGCCGCACGGCAAGCCGACGACGTCTGACGAGCGTGTCTCCGAGATCGTGGGGCGATACGGCCCCGACACCATCGTGGGCCGGTTCATCCAGCGGGCAGCACCTGAGATCCACGCCGCAGTGTCCCGCGTTCGGGGACAGCTCGCTTCGGCGTGA
- a CDS encoding helix-turn-helix domain-containing protein: MSAADLEGSTSPAPVLYRVSDAVRATRLGKTRVYELIRTGRLRTVKEGRVRLIPASALREYVALLEQEAEEGR; the protein is encoded by the coding sequence GTGAGCGCCGCTGACCTGGAAGGCAGCACTTCACCGGCCCCTGTGCTCTACCGCGTTTCAGATGCCGTACGCGCCACCCGGCTCGGCAAGACGAGGGTCTATGAGCTGATCCGGACCGGGCGGCTCAGGACGGTCAAGGAGGGGCGGGTTCGCCTCATCCCTGCGTCCGCGCTCCGGGAATACGTGGCTCTTCTCGAACAGGAAGCCGAGGAGGGCCGGTGA
- a CDS encoding site-specific integrase has protein sequence MSKRRSRGDGGLHWDERRQRWIATASLGFDAAGKRIVKRGSGRTKTEAKNKLKEVLRDHEDGLAIGPGDVTVADAVNDWLKYGLSGRSEKTVKDYTDVCMNHVIPAIGARKLRELGAQDVDRWLAAKSASLSTRTLRMLHSCLNRSVKRAMARDKVKRNVVELCSVPTGQAGRPSKALTLAQAHAVLNAAEGRSLHAYVVVSLLTGARTEEMRSLTWDHVDLYGGPDMEPPIPPYIAVWRSVRAGSDTKTRKSRRTLALPARCVEALTAHREQQQRQRKRASKKWHEHGLVFASRVGTELQARNVRRAFRTVLRDIPGMDPEEWTPRELRHSFVSLLSDEGVPIEEISRLVGHRSTAVTETVYRRQIRPVIQTGATTMDKIFGGDEEEDDPAQEGTEEPDSES, from the coding sequence GTGAGCAAGCGACGCAGCCGCGGGGACGGCGGTCTCCACTGGGACGAACGGCGTCAGCGCTGGATCGCAACAGCGAGTCTCGGCTTCGATGCCGCAGGAAAGCGCATCGTCAAGCGTGGGAGCGGGCGCACCAAGACAGAAGCGAAGAACAAGCTCAAGGAGGTATTGCGGGACCACGAGGACGGACTGGCGATCGGGCCCGGTGACGTGACCGTGGCCGACGCTGTGAACGACTGGCTGAAGTACGGGCTGTCCGGACGCAGCGAGAAGACCGTCAAGGACTACACCGACGTGTGCATGAACCATGTGATCCCGGCCATCGGTGCCCGGAAGCTGCGGGAGTTGGGCGCTCAGGACGTTGACCGGTGGCTCGCTGCCAAGTCGGCCTCACTGAGCACTCGCACCTTGCGCATGCTGCACTCGTGCCTGAACCGCTCCGTCAAGCGCGCCATGGCCCGGGACAAGGTGAAGCGCAACGTGGTCGAACTGTGCAGCGTGCCGACGGGACAGGCTGGCCGTCCGTCCAAAGCGCTCACGCTGGCGCAGGCGCATGCGGTGCTGAATGCCGCAGAGGGCAGATCGCTGCACGCCTACGTGGTCGTCTCGCTCCTCACAGGAGCGAGGACGGAGGAAATGCGCTCCCTCACCTGGGATCACGTCGACCTGTATGGCGGCCCCGACATGGAACCTCCCATACCTCCGTACATCGCAGTCTGGCGCTCTGTCCGTGCAGGCTCCGACACCAAGACCCGGAAGTCACGGCGCACACTCGCACTGCCGGCACGGTGCGTGGAGGCGTTGACGGCACACCGAGAGCAGCAGCAGCGCCAGCGGAAGAGAGCAAGCAAGAAGTGGCACGAGCACGGGCTAGTCTTCGCCTCTCGCGTGGGGACGGAGTTGCAGGCCCGCAACGTACGCAGGGCCTTCCGGACCGTGCTGCGCGACATCCCGGGGATGGACCCCGAGGAATGGACGCCGCGGGAGCTCCGGCACAGCTTCGTCTCGCTGCTCTCGGACGAGGGGGTCCCGATCGAGGAGATATCCCGATTGGTGGGGCACCGGAGTACGGCGGTCACTGAGACCGTCTACCGCCGTCAGATCCGGCCCGTGATCCAGACGGGAGCAACCACCATGGACAAGATTTTCGGCGGAGACGAGGAGGAGGACGACCCGGCACAGGAGGGGACTGAGGAGCCGGATTCGGAGTCTTAG
- a CDS encoding bifunctional DNA primase/polymerase — MPTIPASPLPHAAQNAAERGWSVFPLVPGNKRPAVRSWEQRATTDPDRIARCWAAGDYNIGIATGPSRLVVIDLDTPKDTSDAPPPDAPAGVICGEDALAALAEEHGQSYPCETYTVRTGSGGTHLYFAAPAGAELRNTAGRLAWKVDTRAGGGYVVGAASGVDGRSYTVLHDAPVAPLPAWLAALLAPAPLPPQQPITVPLKATERHSRYVRAAVDGELTRIAKAGRGEGNNALYHASVALGQLVAGGVLKEAEATAYLTEAATRKGRAERESAATIASGLRAGAKRPRSVAA; from the coding sequence ATGCCCACAATCCCGGCCTCGCCGCTGCCCCACGCCGCCCAGAACGCGGCGGAGCGCGGCTGGAGCGTCTTTCCCCTCGTACCCGGCAACAAGCGCCCCGCCGTCCGTTCCTGGGAGCAGCGCGCCACCACCGACCCCGACCGCATCGCGCGGTGCTGGGCGGCCGGTGACTACAACATCGGCATCGCCACCGGCCCCAGCCGCTTGGTCGTCATCGACCTCGACACGCCCAAGGACACCAGCGACGCCCCGCCCCCGGACGCCCCCGCCGGCGTCATCTGCGGTGAGGATGCCCTGGCCGCTCTCGCCGAGGAGCACGGGCAGTCCTACCCCTGCGAGACGTACACGGTGCGCACCGGCTCCGGTGGCACGCACCTGTACTTCGCCGCTCCCGCTGGTGCGGAGCTGCGCAACACCGCCGGGCGGCTGGCGTGGAAGGTCGACACCCGGGCGGGCGGCGGGTACGTCGTCGGCGCGGCCAGCGGTGTGGACGGCCGCTCGTACACGGTGCTGCACGACGCCCCTGTAGCGCCGCTTCCCGCCTGGCTCGCCGCGCTGCTGGCCCCCGCGCCGCTGCCGCCGCAGCAGCCCATCACGGTGCCGCTGAAGGCCACGGAACGGCACAGCCGCTACGTGCGCGCGGCCGTCGACGGCGAGCTGACCCGTATCGCCAAGGCGGGGCGCGGCGAGGGCAACAACGCTCTGTACCACGCCTCCGTCGCCCTCGGCCAGCTCGTCGCCGGAGGAGTCCTGAAGGAGGCGGAAGCAACCGCCTATCTCACCGAAGCGGCAACTCGTAAGGGACGTGCGGAGCGGGAGAGCGCGGCCACGATCGCCTCCGGTCTGCGGGCCGGTGCCAAGCGCCCGAGGAGCGTGGCCGCATGA
- a CDS encoding DUF6284 family protein has protein sequence MSNRERHHLTVISDNGPSFAQLDAIEDEMPVIGAEVELLDAQIAVLDRMPSEVDRQRLRRTEHRLLAARRDLANRSGGKALGGAA, from the coding sequence ATGTCCAATCGAGAACGCCATCATCTGACGGTCATCTCCGACAACGGCCCCTCCTTTGCCCAGTTGGACGCCATCGAGGACGAGATGCCGGTCATCGGCGCCGAGGTGGAGTTGCTGGACGCGCAGATCGCCGTGCTGGACCGGATGCCGAGCGAGGTGGACCGGCAGCGGCTCCGCCGCACGGAGCACCGGCTGCTGGCCGCCCGGCGTGACCTGGCCAACCGCAGCGGCGGCAAGGCGTTGGGGGGTGCGGCATGA
- a CDS encoding AAA family ATPase, with translation MSSAPLIPNHLHPVPPPGNGDQGAPVKERARTAWTADELMAAEFPEPRWAVPGILSEGVNLLAGPPKVGKSWLSLGLGLSVAAGGMAMDTVPVEGGPVLYLALEDTPRRLQSRMGKVLGGRPAPPGLTLATTCPPLPQGGNEAICQWLERNPDARMVVIDVFAKMRGPSAPGASAYDADYAAVGHAKRIADHYGVAVVLVHHVRKAGSDDFLSEVSGTNGLAGAADATLVLKRARGKADGVLHVTGRDVDEAEYALQFHAAAGAWQMLEGPATDHTIGDTRSAILRHLRTHPGAKPKDIAATLPDVDADTVRRNCSRMVADGQLTKDASGRYYPSGETGQDEQGVSELSDCPVTPPDQQELPGQPSAHAVRLSDSAQTAHSSGRTS, from the coding sequence ATGAGCAGCGCCCCGCTGATCCCCAACCACCTGCACCCCGTCCCGCCGCCCGGGAACGGCGACCAGGGCGCTCCGGTGAAGGAGCGCGCCCGCACCGCGTGGACTGCCGATGAACTGATGGCAGCCGAGTTCCCCGAACCGCGCTGGGCGGTGCCCGGCATCCTCTCCGAAGGCGTCAACCTCCTGGCCGGACCGCCAAAGGTCGGCAAGTCCTGGCTCTCCCTCGGCCTGGGCCTGTCCGTGGCCGCCGGGGGTATGGCCATGGACACCGTGCCCGTAGAGGGCGGTCCGGTGCTCTACCTCGCGCTGGAGGACACTCCCCGCCGTCTTCAGTCCCGCATGGGCAAGGTCCTGGGCGGTCGTCCGGCCCCTCCCGGGCTGACGCTGGCGACCACATGCCCGCCGCTGCCACAGGGCGGCAACGAAGCCATCTGTCAGTGGCTGGAGCGCAACCCGGACGCGCGCATGGTCGTCATCGACGTCTTCGCCAAGATGCGCGGTCCGTCTGCTCCCGGCGCCTCGGCCTACGACGCGGACTACGCAGCCGTAGGCCACGCCAAGCGCATCGCCGACCACTACGGCGTCGCCGTCGTCCTCGTGCACCACGTACGCAAGGCAGGCTCCGACGACTTCCTCTCGGAAGTCTCCGGCACCAACGGTCTGGCCGGTGCCGCTGACGCCACGCTCGTGCTGAAGCGCGCCCGCGGGAAGGCCGACGGAGTTCTCCACGTCACGGGTCGCGACGTGGACGAAGCCGAGTACGCGCTCCAGTTCCACGCCGCCGCCGGCGCCTGGCAGATGCTCGAAGGCCCAGCCACCGACCACACCATCGGCGACACCCGCTCCGCCATCCTGCGGCACCTGCGCACGCATCCGGGCGCCAAGCCGAAGGACATCGCAGCGACGCTGCCGGACGTCGACGCGGACACCGTTCGACGCAACTGCTCCCGCATGGTCGCCGACGGCCAACTCACCAAAGACGCATCCGGCCGCTACTACCCGTCCGGCGAGACCGGACAGGACGAACAGGGGGTGTCCGAGCTGTCCGACTGTCCGGTTACCCCACCTGACCAGCAGGAACTACCCGGACAGCCCTCAGCCCACGCTGTCCGACTGTCCGACTCCGCGCAGACTGCTCATTCTTCTGGGAGGACTTCGTGA
- a CDS encoding GntR family transcriptional regulator, translating into MAQASPRGTYAQVAETLRKKISSGKIREGLPSEAKLMEQYGVSRSTIVRALKTLRADGVIESVPGSGWFVAGTGDRRPLVDRVEDFLVAQGLAVGDPFPSENALCSEFGVSRTAVRSAIAQLEGRAIVEMGPGRRRRIRNIPGQKERT; encoded by the coding sequence GTGGCGCAGGCCAGTCCCAGAGGCACCTACGCGCAGGTCGCCGAGACACTGCGCAAGAAGATCAGTAGTGGGAAGATCCGCGAAGGGCTGCCGTCCGAGGCGAAGCTCATGGAGCAGTACGGGGTCAGCCGGAGCACGATCGTGCGTGCCCTCAAGACACTGAGAGCAGACGGAGTGATCGAGTCGGTCCCGGGTTCGGGCTGGTTCGTGGCGGGGACCGGCGACCGGCGCCCTCTGGTTGACCGGGTCGAGGACTTCCTGGTTGCCCAGGGCCTGGCCGTCGGGGACCCCTTCCCGAGCGAGAACGCTCTCTGCTCAGAGTTCGGGGTCTCCCGTACCGCGGTGCGGTCGGCGATTGCCCAACTCGAAGGGCGGGCCATCGTTGAGATGGGCCCTGGACGCAGACGACGTATCCGAAACATCCCAGGCCAGAAGGAGCGGACGTAG